Proteins encoded by one window of Conger conger chromosome 1, fConCon1.1, whole genome shotgun sequence:
- the si:ch73-196l6.5 gene encoding riboflavin transporter 2, with the protein MSFLTHVLSCLFGIGSWVAINGMWVELPLIVSRIPEGWYLPSYLTVLIQVANIGPLLVTLMHRFRPGALNENAVIYVIVALGTLASFLLAFFWQDTVEVWGAPRSVPLLVLTLFLSTVDCTSSVTFLPFMMRLKPQYLTSYFIGEGLSGLVPALAALIQGVGVVHCRNLTRMLNDTWGNSTGTAGSEGLQAIYQPANFSAQVFFFFLTGMMVVCLVAFLLLNHHPAVGRERQKKSHYLTGGIVAGEKGDPAFGLHHQPEQKPMISLDAPQKVPRSSFGSGTYSSPEVVFIFVVLAWVNALTNAVLPSVQSYSCLPYGNRAYHLAATMAAVANPVACFIAMFVPIRSLALMGSLTVTGTGIGAYIMTMAALSPCPLLVHDSAGTILMVGAWVLFVLTLSYVKVIIGVILRDEGHSALVWCGAVVQLGSMLGALSMFPVVSVYNLFTSGDPCNTKCPLE; encoded by the exons ATGTCATTTCTCACCCATGTGCTGTCCTGCCTGTTCGGGATTGGCTCCTGGGTGGCCATCAACGGGATGTGGGTGGAGCTACCCCTCATCGTCTCGCGAATCCCTGAAGGCTGGTACCTGCCCTCCTACCTGACAGTGCTCATCCAGGTGGCCAACATCGGGCCGCTGCTGGTCACCCTGATGCACCGCTTCCGTCCGGGCGCGCTCAACGAGAACGCCGTCATCTACGTCATCGTGGCCCTGGGCACGCTGGCCAGCTTCCTCTTGGCTTTCTTCTGGCAGGACACGGTGGAGGTGTGGGGCGCCCCCCGCAGCGTGCCCCTCCTGGTCCTCACCCTCTTCCTGTCCACGGTGGACTGCACCTCCTCCGTCACCTTCCTGCCCTTCATGATGAGGCTCAAGCCCCAGTACCTCACCTCCTACTTCATCGGGGAGGGCCTGAGCGGCCTGGTGCCTGCCCTCGCCGCTCTGATCCAGGGTGTGGGCGTGGTACACTGCAGGAACCTCACCCGGATGCTCAACGACACGTGGGGAAACTCCACGGGGACCGCCGGCTCGGAAGGGCTCCAGGCCATATACCAGCCTGCCAACTTCTCCGCCCAAgtgttcttcttctttctcaCCGGGATGATGGTTGTGTGCCTGGTGGCCTTCCTGCTGCTTAACCACCACCCCGCTGTCGGCCGGGAGCGGCAGAAGAAGAGCCACTACCTCACCGGGGGGATTGTGGCAGGGGAAAAGGGGGACCCTGCCTTTGGCCTGCACCACCAGCCCGAGCAGAAGCCCATGATCAGTTTGGATGCTCCTCAGAAGGTGCCCCGCAGCTCCTTTGGGTCTGGGACCTACAGCTCTCCAGAGGTGGTGTTCATCTTCGTGGTGTTAGCCTGGGTCAACGCCCTGACCAATGCTGTGCTGCCTTCTGTGCAGTCCTACTCATGTCTGCCCTATGGGAATAGGGCATACCACTTGGCTGCTACCATGGCTGCAGTGGCCAATCCTGTGGCCTGTTTCATCGCCATGTTTGTGCCTATAAG GTCACTGGCCTTGATGGGCTCTCTCACTGTGACGGGTACGGGAATTGGTGCTTACATCATGACCATGGCTGCTTTGagcccctgccccctgctggtccatGACAGCGCAGGGACCATACTGATG GTTGGAGCCTGGGTGCTTTTTGTTCTGACACTGTCCTATGTGAAGGTCATCATAGGGGTGATCCTGCGTGATGAGGGACACAGCGCCCTCGTGTGGTGTGGAGCTGTGGTACAGCTGGGCTCAATGCTGGGAGCCTTGTCCATGTTTCCTGTCGTCAGTGTGTACAACCTTTTTACGTCCGGGGATCCATGTAACACAAAATGTCCATTGGAGTGA